In the Staphylococcus condimenti genome, one interval contains:
- a CDS encoding SH3 domain-containing protein produces the protein MTAKMTYNQFKKWLNESNGKQYDTDGYAAFQCFDYANAGWIELFGHSLKGEGAVNIPFDNNFKGEAVVYQNTPEFLAKTGDLVVFNNKYGGGYGHVAWVTSATLDYIWVQEQNWLGGGWTSGDIWHGTGWEKVTKRKHEYDFPMWFIRPNFKPENAKKESVEKSSPQSATKATAKKQPAAKKKMKKLSYIRDEVRGYRLPNRGYKPTSITLHNDAGSVGATAEAYHRGLVNAPLSRLEAGVAHSYISGNTVYQALPESRIAWHTANQNGNKNSYGIEICQSIGASDKMFLANEQAAFQEAARLLNKWGLKANRNTVRLHMEFSQTSCPHRSMKLHTGFDPVTQGVPSQAIKLKLKDYFIKQIRAYQAGKVPTATVSNKTSSASNTKSTVAGAWKRNSYGTWYMSEKARFTNGNAPIMVRTTGPFRSCPYAYDFQPGGWCDYTSVLLQDGHVWIEYKWKGTLYYLPIRTWNGAAPPNHVVGPLWGTIN, from the coding sequence ATGACAGCTAAGATGACCTACAATCAATTTAAAAAGTGGCTTAATGAATCGAACGGAAAGCAGTATGACACAGATGGCTATGCGGCATTCCAATGTTTCGATTATGCAAACGCTGGGTGGATAGAGTTGTTTGGACACAGTTTGAAAGGCGAGGGTGCTGTGAATATTCCTTTCGATAATAATTTTAAAGGCGAAGCTGTTGTCTACCAAAACACACCGGAGTTTCTTGCTAAAACAGGCGATTTAGTTGTATTTAACAACAAATATGGTGGTGGTTATGGTCACGTTGCTTGGGTAACGTCAGCAACACTCGACTACATTTGGGTGCAAGAACAAAACTGGCTTGGCGGCGGATGGACAAGTGGCGATATTTGGCACGGCACTGGTTGGGAAAAGGTAACCAAACGTAAACATGAATATGACTTCCCAATGTGGTTCATCCGTCCAAACTTCAAACCAGAGAACGCAAAAAAAGAGAGTGTAGAAAAATCTTCACCACAATCTGCTACAAAAGCTACTGCCAAGAAGCAACCGGCAGCTAAAAAGAAAATGAAGAAATTAAGTTATATTCGTGACGAAGTAAGAGGTTATCGCCTACCTAATCGTGGATATAAACCAACATCAATAACGCTACACAATGATGCAGGAAGTGTTGGTGCTACAGCAGAAGCATATCATCGTGGTTTAGTGAACGCTCCTTTATCACGTTTAGAGGCTGGTGTAGCTCATTCATATATAAGTGGAAACACAGTATACCAAGCGCTGCCAGAAAGTCGTATAGCGTGGCATACAGCTAATCAGAATGGTAACAAAAATTCGTATGGTATTGAAATATGTCAGTCAATTGGTGCAAGTGATAAAATGTTCCTTGCCAATGAGCAGGCAGCTTTCCAAGAAGCAGCAAGACTGTTGAATAAATGGGGATTAAAAGCTAATAGAAATACAGTGAGACTTCATATGGAATTTTCACAGACTTCATGCCCTCATCGAAGTATGAAGCTCCATACTGGTTTCGATCCAGTGACACAAGGTGTACCTTCACAAGCAATTAAACTCAAACTTAAAGACTACTTCATTAAGCAAATAAGAGCTTATCAAGCAGGTAAGGTACCAACAGCTACTGTATCTAATAAAACAAGTTCTGCAAGCAATACTAAGTCAACTGTAGCTGGTGCTTGGAAACGTAATAGTTATGGTACATGGTATATGAGCGAGAAAGCGCGTTTTACAAATGGTAATGCACCTATTATGGTTAGAACAACAGGACCATTCAGAAGTTGTCCGTACGCTTATGATTTTCAACCGGGTGGCTGGTGCGATTATACCAGTGTTTTACTCCAAGATGGCCATGTATGGATTGAATATAAATGGAAAGGAACTCTCTATTATTTGCCGATTCGTACATGGAATGGTGCTGCGCCTCCAAATCATGTTGTCGGGCCGTTGTGGGGAACAATAAATTAA
- a CDS encoding phage holin: MKSINWKVRFKSKTFWVAILSAVILFINNVTQAIGVDYTSQLEQFSNGVNGLLAVLVAFGVIQDPTTKGIKDSGIVQTYTNPRDENVDPVEYQKTVDDDSVTPERKELTPQEFDTSQPFTDDSDEVVFDVAEYEYDEELPRGASRYHDDEVLKEGEKE; the protein is encoded by the coding sequence ATGAAGAGTATAAATTGGAAAGTGCGTTTCAAAAGCAAAACATTCTGGGTAGCTATCTTATCGGCAGTTATTCTTTTTATTAATAATGTAACACAAGCTATCGGGGTAGATTACACAAGTCAGTTAGAACAATTTAGTAATGGCGTTAATGGATTACTTGCTGTATTAGTCGCATTCGGAGTAATACAAGATCCTACAACGAAAGGAATAAAAGACAGTGGTATTGTACAGACTTATACAAATCCGCGTGATGAAAATGTTGACCCAGTTGAGTATCAGAAAACAGTTGACGATGATAGCGTTACACCAGAACGAAAAGAATTGACTCCTCAAGAATTCGACACATCACAGCCATTTACTGATGATAGTGACGAAGTTGTTTTCGATGTTGCAGAATATGAATATGATGAAGAATTACCACGTGGTGCAAGCAGATACCACGATGATGAAGTGTTGAAGGAAGGTGAAAAAGAATGA